The following are encoded together in the Malaya genurostris strain Urasoe2022 chromosome 3, Malgen_1.1, whole genome shotgun sequence genome:
- the LOC131435382 gene encoding protein henna has translation MYGKQETNGPTLKKGGSYIMEGQKTAEAKNVSIIFSPLQEETGALAKMLKIFDEHRVNLLHIESRSSTRGPGYEFMVECDSKSKNLGAAIETVRDQSDYFNIISRDYKDNEATVPWFPRRIRDLDRFANQILSYGSELDSDHPGFTDATYRERRKYFADIAFNYKHGQPLPHVDYTEAEINTWKVVFNNLTKLYPTHACREHNHVFPLLIENCGYREDNIPQLEDVSNFLKDCTGFTLRPVAGLLSSRDFLAGLAFRVFHSTQYIRHPSKPLYTPEPDVCHELLGHAPLFADPSFAQFSQEIGLASLGAPDEFIEKLATCFWFTVEYGLCRQNGQLKAYGAGLLSSFGELQYCLTDKPELREFEPIKTGEQKYPITEYQPVYFVSNSFDDAIQKMVNFANTIPRPFGVRYNAYTQSVEILDSKPQIANMLRNIHGEFEILQNAFKKL, from the exons ATGTacggaaaacaagaaacgaacggA CCAACCCTGAAAAAAGGTGGATCCTACATCATGGAAGgacaaaaaacggcggaagcgaaaaatgtcagcatcattttttcgcCCCTACAAGAAGAAACCGGAGCACTGGCCAAGATGTTGAAAATCTTCGACGAACACCGAGTCAATCTGTTGCATATCGAGTCACGTTCGTCAACCCGTGGGCCAGGATATGAATTTATGGTGGAATGCGATAGCAAGAGTAAAAACCTAGGGGCGGCGATCGAAACGGTACGAGATCAAAGCGACTACTTCAACATCATCTCGCGTGACTACAAAGATAATGAag CAACGGTTCCCTGGTTTCCTCGGCGTATTCGTGATCTCGATCGATTCGCAAACCAGATCCTGTCGTACGGCTCGGAACTTGACTCGGACCATCCAGGATTCACCGATGCCACTTATCGCGAACGTCGCAAGTACTTCGCTGACATTGCCTTCAACTACAAACACGGTCAGCCACTGCCGCACGTCGATTATACCGAAGCGGAAATCAACACCTGGAAGGTGGTGTTCAACAACCTGACGAAGCTTTACCCAACGCACGCCTGCCGGGAGCACAATCACGTCTTTCCGCTGTTGATCGAAAATTGTGGCTACAGAGAGGACAACATTCCCCAGTTGGAGGATGTGTCCAACTTCCTGAAGGACTGTACGGGTTTCACGTTGCGACCGGTGGCCGGTCTTCTTTCGTCACGTGACTTCCTAGCGGGACTCGCCTTCCGTGTGTTTCATTCGACGCAGTATATTCGTCATCCAAGCAAGCCACTTTACACTCCCGAACCAGACGTTTGTCACGAACTGCTTGGCCATGCGCCGCTGTTTGCCGATCCGTCATTCGCACAGTTTTCCCAGGAAATTGGATTGGCTTCGCTCGGTGCTCCTGATGAGTTCATCGAAAAACTGGCAACG TGCTTCTGGTTTACCGTCGAGTACGGTCTGTGCCGTCAGAATGGACAACTCAAGGCCTACGGTGCCGGTTTGCTGTCGTCGTTCGGTGAACTGCAGTACTGTTTAACGGACAAACCGGAACTGCGTGAGTTCGAACCGATTAAAACCGGTGAACAGAAGTATCCGATCACCGAGTATCAGCCCGTGTACTTCGTGTCGAATAGTTTCGATGATGCGATCCAGAAAATGGTCAATTTCGCCAACACCATCCCTCGTCCCTTCGGTGTACGGTACAATGCCTACACCCAAAGTGTGGAGATTCTCGATTCGAAACCACAGATCGCCAATATGCTGCGCAACATTCACGGCGAGTTTGAGATCTTGCAGAATGCATTCAAGAAGTTGTAG